One region of Alosa alosa isolate M-15738 ecotype Scorff River chromosome 1, AALO_Geno_1.1, whole genome shotgun sequence genomic DNA includes:
- the LOC125303967 gene encoding fibrinogen-like protein 1 translates to MVHPDKMRTLWTSMFHFIFIANLLIFKNSLSAPVQQHQVPVPASCQDEVHWLQSQLLQMKEYIQQLQDQLSQTSTGHQRIPDVLQKRIVQPQTGSVPEYTDCSQVFEDGNLVSGVYMIKPKQSPTSVMVFCDMSDGGGWTVFQRRKDGQESFDRTWVEYKHGFGNLLSNDGEFWLGNDPLHYLTSQGNYKLKIKMEDFDGIPRFAEYKNVKVGDEKDEYELQVGDYKGNAGDALVDAHPHPERPQSNDHQGLNFSTYDHNSHEEDPQCIHQDKSGWWFSRCHSGNLNGHYYNGPYQAVTDDGVVWYTWHGYWYSIKSVVMMIRPEGFEEPKAEHEPN, encoded by the exons ATGGTTCATCCAGACAAAATGAGGACTCTATGGACTTCCATGTTCCATTTTATATTCATTGCAAATTTGCTGATTTTTAAGAATAGCTTGTCG GCTCCTGTGCAGCAGCATCAGGTGCCTGTACCAGCTAGCTGCCAGGATGAGGTGCACTGGCTCCAATCCCAGCTTCTCCAAATGAAAGAGTACATTCAGCAGCTCCAGGACCAGCTGAGTCAGACCAGCACAGGTCACCAGCGCATTCCTGACGTTCTCCAAAAGCGAATCGTCCAGCCCCAGACAGGCAGTGTGCCAGAGTACACAG ACTGCTCACAGGTGTTTGAGGATGGGAACTTGGTCAGCGGTGTGTACATGATTAAACCGAAGCAATCCCCGACCTCTGTCATGGTGTTCTGTGACATGAGTGATGGTGGAGGCTGGACCGTGTTTCAGAGGAGGAAGGATGGACAGGAGTCCTTTGACAG GACCTGGGTGGAGTATAAGCATGGCTTTGGGAATCTTCTCTCCAATGATGGGGAGTTTTGGTTGGGGAATGACCCCCTACACTACCTCACATCACAGG GCAATTATAAACTCAAGATAAAAATGGAGGACTTTGATGGTATCCCACGCTTTGCTGAATACAAAAATGTCAAAGTTGGAGATGaaaag GATGAGTATGAATTGCAGGTGGGTGACTACAAGGGAAATGCAGGTGATGCTTTGGTTGATGCGCACCCCCACCCTGAGAGACCACAGAGTAATGACCACCAAGGTCTGAACTTCAGCACATATGATCACAACAGCCATGAGGAGGATCCACAGTGTATTCACCAGGACAAGTCTGGATGGTGGTTCAGCAG atgtcaCTCTGGTAATTTAAATGGTCATTACTACAACGGCCCCTACCAGGCAGTGACAGATGATGGTGTTGTGTGGTACACCTGGCATGGCTACTGGTACTCCATCAAATCTGTGGTCATGATGATCCGCCCAGAGGGATTTGAAGAGCCCAAAGCAGAGCATGAACCAAACTGA